One part of the Olleya sp. YS genome encodes these proteins:
- a CDS encoding endonuclease: MKNKLLLLLLFISSITYAQIPSYYNDVNLSLTGTDLKDELAIKIIGTHTNFLSYTPGVWNALEEADADPNNPNDVLLIYGYNDNDGEAKTDRTRGKFDHGGNLGEWNREHTYPKSLGTPNLGTTGPGSDAHHLRACDGQMNSTRNNRKYADGSGNAGITAQGYFYPGDEWKGDVARMMLFMYLRYDDRCLPVNVGIGNTIAGDNNMIDLFLQWNVEDPVNVFEDNRNEVIAGIQGNRNPFIDNPAFATQIWGGPQAEDRFGIGGSDTQAPSVPENLVASGITSSATTLSWAASTDNVGVTGYNVYQNGMFLTVVSTTNYNVSGLTQDTMYDFSVSALDQAGNESVVSTIVTIVTNASGTGSAATDLFISEYIEGSSNNKALEIANFTGTPIDLSNYTLKKATNGSGSFTSTVSLSGTLANGDVFVIAHSSATAVILNSADATNAGVMSFNGNDAIGLFKNNVLIDLLGDANSSANYAQNVTLQRKSNIVSPNTNYTITEWDSLTTDTFDNLGTHTIDGGAPPLDTEAPTKPTNVIASNVTETSVDLSWTASTDNTGVTAYDVFLDTVLVASVTSTNYSVSGLAPSSSYVLEISAKDAAGNTSMLSNPLTILTNTPPDTEAPSIPSNLAASNITQTSVDLTWVASSDNMGVTGYNVIQDGVLIATISTTSYIVNNLNADTVYDFTVTAYDSAGNTSVESNPLTILTESVPVTGTTLLSESYFESGWDNWSDGGGDCARYSGSRSFEGNYSIRLRDNSGARSAMTSQSYDVSSYDSVEISFYFYSYSMENNEDFWLRYNDGNSWTTVAAYASGTDFQNNNFYQATVSLDANSYNFTSNARFRFQADASSNADQIYIDQVVISGVSNNATRSSESIDANAVTYISHLNTESLELFEDDFKLYPNPVSGNVITIQFSDQYFGDISYRIISVLGQVVAKGNLTKNQINVNQLDSGMYILEINDGEEIMTKKFIKK; this comes from the coding sequence ATGAAAAACAAATTACTTTTGTTGTTATTGTTTATATCATCAATAACATATGCCCAAATCCCGTCTTATTACAACGATGTTAACCTCTCTTTAACTGGAACTGATTTAAAAGATGAATTAGCCATTAAAATTATTGGAACACACACCAATTTTTTAAGTTACACTCCAGGTGTTTGGAATGCTTTAGAAGAGGCAGATGCAGACCCAAATAACCCTAATGATGTATTATTAATCTATGGTTATAATGATAATGATGGAGAGGCTAAAACAGATAGAACAAGAGGTAAGTTTGATCATGGTGGTAACTTAGGAGAATGGAATCGAGAACATACTTATCCAAAATCTTTAGGAACTCCAAATTTAGGCACTACAGGTCCTGGTAGCGATGCACATCACTTGCGCGCTTGTGATGGACAAATGAACTCGACAAGAAATAACAGAAAATATGCTGACGGTTCTGGAAATGCAGGTATTACTGCTCAAGGCTATTTTTATCCTGGAGACGAATGGAAAGGTGATGTAGCTAGAATGATGTTATTTATGTACTTAAGATATGATGATAGATGTTTGCCTGTTAACGTAGGTATAGGAAATACAATTGCTGGCGATAATAATATGATTGATTTATTCTTGCAATGGAATGTGGAAGATCCTGTTAATGTTTTTGAAGATAATAGAAATGAAGTTATTGCTGGTATTCAAGGCAATAGAAATCCTTTTATAGATAATCCTGCATTTGCGACACAAATTTGGGGTGGTCCTCAAGCAGAAGATCGTTTTGGAATAGGAGGATCAGATACACAAGCACCTTCTGTCCCGGAAAATCTTGTAGCTAGTGGAATAACCTCTAGTGCAACTACTTTGAGTTGGGCTGCATCTACAGATAATGTTGGTGTAACTGGTTATAATGTTTATCAAAATGGAATGTTTTTAACTGTTGTTAGTACAACTAATTATAATGTATCAGGTCTAACACAAGATACCATGTATGATTTTTCAGTTTCAGCTTTAGATCAAGCAGGTAATGAATCGGTTGTTTCTACAATAGTTACCATAGTAACAAATGCTTCAGGAACTGGATCTGCTGCAACAGATTTATTTATTTCAGAATATATCGAAGGATCCTCAAATAATAAAGCATTGGAGATTGCTAATTTTACTGGTACTCCAATAGACTTATCAAACTATACTTTAAAGAAAGCAACCAATGGTAGTGGCTCATTCACAAGCACTGTAAGTTTAAGTGGAACTTTAGCTAATGGCGACGTGTTTGTTATTGCACACAGTAGTGCTACAGCAGTAATTTTAAATTCTGCAGACGCTACTAATGCAGGTGTTATGAGCTTTAATGGTAATGATGCTATTGGTTTATTTAAAAATAACGTACTTATTGATTTATTAGGTGATGCAAATAGTAGTGCTAATTATGCGCAGAATGTAACTTTACAGCGTAAGTCTAATATTGTTAGTCCAAATACAAATTATACGATTACAGAATGGGACAGTTTAACAACAGATACGTTTGATAATTTAGGTACACATACAATTGATGGTGGTGCACCACCTTTAGATACAGAAGCACCAACAAAACCAACTAATGTTATAGCGTCAAATGTTACTGAAACCTCTGTAGATTTATCATGGACTGCATCAACTGATAATACAGGTGTAACTGCATATGATGTTTTTCTTGATACCGTTTTAGTAGCATCTGTTACCTCTACTAATTATTCAGTTTCTGGATTAGCTCCTTCTAGTAGTTATGTCTTAGAAATTAGTGCAAAAGACGCAGCAGGAAATACGTCTATGTTAAGTAATCCATTGACTATTTTAACCAATACACCACCAGATACTGAAGCGCCTTCTATACCTAGTAATCTTGCAGCTTCTAATATTACACAAACATCAGTGGATTTAACATGGGTTGCGTCCTCAGATAATATGGGTGTTACTGGATATAATGTTATTCAAGACGGAGTGCTTATAGCTACAATCTCAACAACTAGTTATATTGTTAATAATCTAAATGCAGATACCGTTTATGATTTTACAGTTACTGCATATGATAGTGCTGGAAATACTTCAGTAGAAAGTAACCCTTTAACTATACTTACAGAAAGTGTCCCAGTAACCGGAACAACACTACTTTCAGAATCATACTTTGAATCTGGATGGGATAATTGGTCAGATGGTGGTGGCGATTGTGCGAGATATTCTGGATCTAGATCTTTTGAAGGTAACTATTCAATACGATTAAGAGATAACTCTGGAGCTAGATCTGCTATGACATCTCAATCCTACGATGTATCCTCTTACGATAGTGTCGAAATATCTTTCTATTTCTACTCATATAGTATGGAAAACAATGAAGATTTTTGGTTAAGATATAACGATGGTAACTCTTGGACAACTGTTGCTGCTTATGCAAGTGGTACAGATTTTCAAAACAACAATTTTTATCAAGCAACTGTAAGTCTTGATGCTAACAGTTATAATTTTACATCAAATGCTAGATTTAGATTCCAAGCAGACGCTTCTTCTAATGCAGACCAAATTTACATTGATCAAGTAGTAATATCTGGAGTGTCCAATAATGCAACTAGAAGCAGTGAAAGTATTGATGCTAATGCTGTGACATATATAAGTCATTTAAATACAGAAAGTTTAGAATTATTCGAAGATGACTTTAAATTGTATCCAAATCCAGTTTCTGGAAATGTAATTACAATACAATTTTCAGATCAATATTTTGGTGACATTAGCTACAGAATAATATCTGTTTTAGGACAAGTTGTAGCAAAAGGCAATTTAACCAAAAATCAAATCAACGTCAACCAATTAGACTCTGGAATGTACATTCTAGAAATTAATGATGGTGAAGAAATTATGACTAAAAAGTTTATTAAAAAGTAA
- a CDS encoding TlpA disulfide reductase family protein has protein sequence MRYFLLLIVAITLVSCDNNKTEFLTYGTYRAELQVNDTLQLPFIFKVKDANTLEIYNAEEVIEVDEIDYKNDSVYIKLPVFEGLIVAKIHDETLDGRFVVKEKNREQSFKASKNDSRFAVSARTDTNISGEWETMFSPNTEDNYVAKGVFKQNDNVVTGTFLTETGDYRFLEGVINGNHLQLSTFDGAHAFLFTGTVTDSTINGMFYSGNHWKEPFAAKRNNNYQLASANDLTVLKDGYEGLVFTFPDANGDQVSLSDDRFKNKVVIVQVMGTWCPNCLDESKYYAEYYKNNKDRGVEIIALAFEYAKTQEKAFSFIKRLQDRVGITYPILLAQTGTTSKSKANEKLPMLNHVLSYPTSIFIDKTGKVRKIHTGFNGPATGEKFTEFKTEFTEFVNQLLNENTNSNAR, from the coding sequence ATGCGTTATTTTCTCTTATTAATAGTTGCAATTACCTTAGTGTCTTGTGACAATAACAAGACCGAATTCTTGACTTATGGCACTTATCGTGCCGAACTGCAAGTCAATGACACGTTACAACTTCCTTTTATTTTTAAAGTGAAAGACGCTAACACATTGGAGATTTATAATGCAGAAGAAGTGATTGAAGTAGATGAAATTGATTATAAAAACGACTCAGTGTATATCAAACTTCCTGTTTTTGAAGGACTAATTGTCGCTAAAATCCATGATGAAACACTTGATGGACGATTTGTTGTAAAAGAAAAAAACAGAGAGCAATCCTTTAAAGCATCAAAAAATGATTCAAGATTTGCAGTAAGCGCAAGAACTGATACAAATATTTCTGGAGAATGGGAAACTATGTTTAGTCCAAATACAGAAGACAATTACGTTGCTAAAGGTGTTTTTAAACAAAATGATAATGTGGTAACTGGCACATTTTTAACCGAAACAGGTGATTATCGATTTTTAGAAGGAGTTATAAATGGTAATCATTTACAATTATCAACTTTTGATGGTGCGCATGCTTTTTTATTTACTGGTACAGTAACCGATTCGACAATAAATGGAATGTTTTATTCAGGAAACCATTGGAAAGAGCCATTTGCAGCAAAACGCAACAATAACTATCAACTTGCTAGCGCAAATGACTTAACTGTTTTAAAAGATGGGTATGAAGGCTTAGTATTTACATTTCCTGATGCTAATGGAGACCAAGTGTCATTATCCGATGACAGGTTTAAAAATAAAGTTGTTATAGTGCAAGTTATGGGTACTTGGTGTCCAAATTGTTTAGACGAAAGTAAGTACTACGCAGAGTACTACAAAAACAATAAAGATAGAGGAGTAGAAATTATTGCATTAGCATTTGAATACGCCAAAACCCAAGAAAAAGCGTTTAGTTTTATAAAACGTTTACAAGATAGAGTTGGTATTACGTATCCAATTTTATTAGCTCAAACAGGTACGACTAGTAAATCTAAAGCCAACGAAAAATTACCAATGCTTAATCATGTATTGAGCTATCCTACATCAATATTTATTGATAAGACAGGTAAAGTACGCAAAATACATACTGGTTTTAATGGTCCTGCAACTGGTGAAAAATTTACAGAGTTTAAAACAGAATTCACAGAGTTTGTAAATCAATTGCTAAATGAAAACACCAATAGTAACGCTCGCTAA